In Sorghum bicolor cultivar BTx623 chromosome 10, Sorghum_bicolor_NCBIv3, whole genome shotgun sequence, one genomic interval encodes:
- the LOC8072660 gene encoding E3 ubiquitin-protein ligase Os06g0535400 produces MDLPWLDLPFTFLTLLLATRLAYDYYGDVAAAFAGGFSIQVFLFYCFARWYRHAVAGRAGDGAGGRDDPSPSARPQQQQQGDADAPPVLTPLLGSSPDGGVRPSTLANRCFAVVFMVFVPLVIVVFERSQADVVAYVLCLANIIVMVVWLSPDTGSTVSAAKSFLRLSDDEDDGSGGSAGGAEDKCCVCLAGMREDQALRALPRCGHRFHDKCIGKWLKAHPTCPVCRATAVAPPLHSGGSDPLDDDISPV; encoded by the coding sequence ATGGACCTCCCGTGGCTGGATCTGCCCTTCACCTTCCTGACGCTGCTCCTCGCCACCCGCCTCGCCTACGACTACTACGGCGACGTCGCCGCCGCCTTCGCCGGCGGCTTCTCGATCCAGGTGTTCCTCTTCTACTGCTTCGCGCGCTGGTACCGCCACGCCGTCGCCGGCCGCGCCGGCGACGGTGCTGGGGGACGCGACGACCCCTCGCCGTCGGCgcggccgcagcagcagcagcagggggacgCGGACGCCCCGCCTGTCCTCACACCGCTGCTGGGGTCGTCGCCAGACGGCGGCGTGCGGCCGTCGACGCTGGCCAACCGGTGCTTCGCCGTGGTGTTCATGGTCTTCGTGCCGCTGGTCATCGTCGTCTTCGAGCGGAGCCAGGCCGACGTCGTGGCCTACGTGCTCTGCCTCGCCAACATCATCGTCATGGTCGTCTGGCTCTCGCCGGACACCGGGTCAACGGTCTCGGCCGCCAAGTCGTTCCTGCGGCTCAGCGACGACGAGGATGACGGCAGCGGGGGCAGCGCCGGCGGCGCAGAGGACAAGTGCTGCGTCTGCCTCGCCGGCATGCGGGAGGACCAGGCGCTCCGGGCGCTGCCGCGATGCGGCCACCGCTTCCACGACAAGTGCATCGGCAAGTGGCTCAAGGCGCACCCGACGTGCCCGGTGTGCCGGGCCACCGCCGTGGCGCCGCCGCTCCACAGCGGCGGCAGTGATCCGCTAGATGACGATATTAGCCCTGTCTAG
- the LOC8072661 gene encoding uncharacterized protein LOC8072661 produces the protein MASKNQVDLESQKPAPATADAVVASAAPITVTALPVSSGGASSVGRNSGSVVVGVSDGRHVAPETQPLLLAELPNGDSHDDEGLGDDDGGATSTTGDEATRLERAMAKAFRSTAELAKHLPTGAVLVFEVLSPVFTNGGKCDDVNRVMTAWLVGLCAAGCFFLCFTDSFHDAKGTVRYVVATRRGVWVIDGTPPPSPEKAAEKRVKFIDFFHAFMSLVVFMSVAMFDRNVGACFNPVMSYDTRQVLTAVPLAGGLVGTLLFATFPSTRHGIGFPVPAA, from the coding sequence ATGGCATCCAAGAATCAAGTTGATCTCGAGTCCCAGAAGCCCGCGCCGGCGACTGCTGACGCCGTCGTTGCATCGGCGGCTCCCATAACCGTAACTGCCCTGCCGGTTTCTTCTGGTGGAGCTTCATCAGTGGGGAGAAACTCAGGctccgtcgtcgtcggcgtctCCGACGGTCGGCACGTGGCGCCGGAGACCCAGCCACTCCTCCTGGCTGAGCTGCCGAACGGCGACAGCCACGACGACGAGGGACTGGGAGACGACGACGGTGGGGCTACCAGTACCACCGGCGACGAGGCGACGAGGCTGGAGCGAGCAATGGCGAAGGCATTCCGGAGCACCGCAGAGCTGGCCAAGCACCTCCCCACCGGCGCGGTTCTTGTCTTCGAGGTGCTGTCGCCCGTGTTCACCAACGGCGGCAAGTGCGACGACGTGAACCGCGTCATGACGGCCTGGCTCGTGGGGCTCTGCGCCGCGGGGTGCTTCTTCCTCTGCTTCACGGACAGCTTCCACGACGCCAAGGGCACCGTGCGGTACGTGGTGGCCACTCGCCGCGGGGTGTGGGTCATCGACggcacgccgccgccgtcgccggagaAAGCCGCCGAGAAACGAGTCAAGTTCATCGACTTCTTCCACGCGTTCATGTCCCTCGTCGTCTTCATGTCCGTGGCCATGTTCGATAGGAATGTTGGGGCGTGCTTCAACCCTGTCATGTCCTACGACACGCGGCAGGTGCTGACTGCCGTGCCGCTTGCCGGAGGGCTCGTCGGGACGCTGCTCTTCGCCACATTCCCGTCGACACGGCACGGGATCGGATTCCCGGTCCCCGCCGCCTGA